The sequence AAACAAAAATTAATAACAAAAATACAACAATGAATCAAAAGAGAATAGACTTTTTAAAGAACCTTAAAACTTTGAGGATGAGTTTGGATGGCGTGAACAAAAATCTTAATGGATATGGGTATAAGTATCAAGATTTTAATGAAATAGTAAGAGAAGTTAAGAATGTTATTAAAGAACATAATCTAGATATTGATTTTGTACAAGTTCCAACTTGTAAAGTTATAGGCAATAATACAATCAGTGTTGTTACAACAACATTTTATAATTCTAGTGGGTATGAATATTCATTTGATACACCTCTATATATAGAGGAATTAAAGTCTATTGGAATTAAAAGTCAAAATACGTGGTCTCAGCTTGTGGGGTCTGCAATAA is a genomic window of Borrelia hispanica CRI containing:
- a CDS encoding ERF family protein — encoded protein: MSTNNITKTNMQETKINNKNTTMNQKRIDFLKNLKTLRMSLDGVNKNLNGYGYKYQDFNEIVREVKNVIKEHNLDIDFVQVPTCKVIGNNTISVVTTTFYNSSGYEYSFDTPLYIEELKSIGIKSQNTWSQLVGSAITYFKRYALVAYLSIESEVDTDASNLDLEQRNNKGQIENNTSNSKDSSAIKPSVDITKAKSIESRVQNKQVVNTDHSKSKVKHNVNMNKFKYYQNLLIASRNMY